In the genome of Electrophorus electricus isolate fEleEle1 chromosome 21, fEleEle1.pri, whole genome shotgun sequence, the window TTCCATTGTatactgtgtaaaaaaaaaattactgtgtgtgttatatatatatatatatatatatatatatatatatatatatatatatatatatatatatatatatatatataattatgccAAACAAacttatattaaatattcagcacattttaataaaaaatatgttgAAACTCTTAAAGTGTTGCcaaaaaatgtatcaaaatcCAGCTGAAATTGTTTACCAGATCTAAGCACTGTCTGGGAGAGTCCGTAATATTCCAGTGAGAACTATGGATGGAGCAGCACAGACAATTCATCAAAGTGTCATTCCAGAGCGAATTTTCTCCATTTCTGGATTGGCTTCTCCCAGTTCTGGATGGAATTCCTCCAGTTTGCAGGGAAACTCATTAAGCCTTAACAGCTGTTACAGCCTCTCTTGGAGTGGTCTATAAGACATAAAGTTTGTCTTATAGAGAGGATTAGTTATACTATAAACCCAATGTGAGGGAAGGAGAGTGTGAGGCCTAGTTATACTGTAAACCCAATATGAGGGAAGGAGAGTGTGAGGACTAGTTATACTGTAAACCCAATGTGAGGAAAGGAGACTGTGAGGACTAGTTATACTGTAAACCCAATGTGAGGGAAGGAGAGTGTGAGGACTAGTTATACTGTAAACCCAATATGAGGGAAGGAGACTGTGAGGACTAGTTATACTGTAAACCCAATGTGAGGGAAGGAGAGTGTGAGGTTACACTGTAAACCCAAGGTGAGGGAAGGAGAGTGTGAGGACAGGTTACACTGTAAACCCAATATGAGGGAAggacagtgtgagtgtgaggttaCACTGTATGGacccctctttgagtcttggtttctctcaaggtttcgTCTTCAGACTttagagtttttccttgccacttcATCCATTACCAGTACACCACTAGCTAGCAGCCATTCACATTTTACAGCCTAGCTATCGCTAGTATGATTTGCGCCTAAATTTGCCTTGGACTTTATCTACTTGAATATTGTGGCTGCAGGCTATTTTCTTCATTTGAAATCGTGAGAGAGAGTTGGTTCAGCACCATCACCAtcaagtttgtttttattgcaacCAGTAGTGAAATGGATGCTACAAATGCATGTCATGTTGTACAGTATTTCGCTGTGGCCATGTGCCACTAAAACCTTATCCAGCTTTTATGTGACAAGCCCATAAAAAAAAGGTTCTCATTCACTTTACTAACGTTACTGGATGTGCATCCTGGGAACTCACACACCCGAAAAGCTGGCATGGCTGGCTatacaacagcaacagcaacagacaGATCGGGAAAAAGAATTAGGACTAAGAGACTCACTCAGTTGTGTTGTGATTAAGACACGATCGGTAGTTAGGCTGCTCAAAGTCGAAACACCAATTCAAGAGGGAACGCAATTTAGATACAGGGGGCATCGGAAAGGGAAAGATGGAGTACATGTAGAAACTgcaaagtctttttaaaaatactttgttcatacatacactgcctggccaaaaaaaaaatggtcaccacctggatttaactaagcaaataggtaagagcctcccattggataattactgcatgggtgattatgtttcagctggtaacaagttatttaaccataactgatgcagtgagtagcttctcatttgttaaacaaccatgttgaaagacacatcctgtggtcatggaaaagatgtacatctgtttcagaagggtcaaattattgccatgcatcaagcagagaaaacatctaaggagattgctgaaacttcTCAAATTgtgttaagaactgtccaacgcattattaaaaagtggaaggacagtggggaaacatcatctttgaggaaggaatgtggttggaaaaaaatcatGAATGATTGTGActggcgatcacttaaacatgtggtgaaatcaaatcatagaaaaacaacagtaaaactcagggatatgtttaatagtgaaagataatttccacacacacacaatgtgaagggaactcaagggattgggactaaacagctgtgtagccttaagaaaaccacttgtcagtgaagctaACCCGCAAAAGCAGCTTCAATTTGCTGgaagcataaagattggactctggagcaatggaagaaggtcatgtggtctgatgtgtccagatttaccctgtttcagagtgatgggtgcatcagggtaagaagagaggcagctgaagcgatgcacccatcatgcctagtgcctcccgtacaagcctgtgggggcagtgctatgatctgggattgctgcagttggtcaggtctaggttcagcaacgttatgtgcccaaagaatgaggtcagctgactacctgaatatactgaatgaccaggttattccatcaatgcatattccaagatgacaatgcagaattcatcgggctcaaattgtgaaagagtggttcagggagcatgagacattttcacacatggactggccaccacagagtccagacttCAACCcaattgagaatctttgggatgtgctggagaagactacGCAGTGGTCTAAAtatcccatcatcaatacaagatcttggtgaaaaattaatgcaactctggacagaaataaatgatgtgacattgcagaagcttgtggaaacaatgccacagcaaatgcgtgctgtaatcaaagctgaaggtggtccaacgaaatattagaatGTGACTTtgtttttggccaggcagtgtattttgaGTCACAGAACCAACATTAATTCAAGTAAGAGGCAATCGCTGGTGTATGTTTCTTGGAGGTTACGTAGTGAATGTTTCTGGACGGACGGGTTAGACGGTAACAACCGTTTCTGTTGACTTCCGTATTGTAGGCTTGTTAGTTGGAGAACGATGATTTTCCCGGAGTTTTGGCTGGACAAGGAAAACACTCGAGTGGCCAATACGCAAAGGAACCACAGCCCTGAGTTGGTTGAATTTGTAATCACGCTATATATGTGAACTACTCTGCAAAAACGGACCGAATAGTGAAGACAATGCGCGTTAACTATCGTAGCTATAGTTACAAGTGTACCTTATAACCCACATTTTCCTACATTATTTACgtaatttaaagaaaaagattAATACATAGCCATTTATGTTTTACTATTGTCTGAATTGCCAGAGTATTAATGGTTGGTAGTAACCGTGGGATACTAAAGGGTATAGTATTGCTAACGTCAATCTGTTCTGCTTTTATGGTAGTTATACCTTTGCGTTTATCAATATAATGTTAGACTGACTAACTTGATTTATCTTctgtgacaaaaaaacaaaacaaacgtaTCTCGGCTCACCTGTTTTGATCAATTCTAGCTATGGAGGCGAAAGCGGTCTGTAGTGAAGCTTCACACTAAATTAGTGGGAGCCACAGAATCCCAGGCGCGCATGCGCGAGTGGTGTACGCTTGCTCGGGGAGGTCTATAATTCCTAAACGATCATACAGTGGAGATTTGGGATTAGAATTTGTTTTGTTACTCATTCAGCGTTGCTATTAACTTTAAGTCTGAATGTTCTTTCTTCATTTAGTGGCTACACAAAATAGAAACGAGGGCTCCCTGGAGAATGTGAAAGAGTCTTTCAATAGTGTGCTCAGACTGCTGCCTCGTGGGTTGACCCTGGGACCGTCCCTGGCTAAAGATGGGCAGACAGGGTTGTGGTGCGTAGGACGGACATTAAAGAATGGCACCTTTCTGGGCATGGAGGACTCAGACAGAGTGCCTAGCTATGGGAAAGTAGAAGAGGTGGAGTACATGATTGCATTTGCTACTTTCTGACCAAACATTTTTAGGATATAACAGCATAACACCTGGTTTCTTAAACATACTTTCTTATGATTCAGGGAATGGAAACATGCCAAAAAACAGCCAAAGAAACATCAGTCAAAAAGTACTGGATGAGGTATGATATCTGATAAGGGATATGATATAGTTCCCTATTTTGGTGCCCTGGATAAAGGttagtaaataataaagaaatgatAACATAGTAACAGCCAATTCAGTTCTATAACAACAGAAGCCTTTGAACTGGAGTTACACTACAAGATAACAACCACTAAGTCACTAAATGTATGAAGACATGCCCATCCGGGTGTTTAAgtgctctgtttctgtctgtctctttgtctcttctcGGTCTCTCCAGGTTTGCCTGCACTGCTCCGTGTGAAGTTGAGAGGAATGTTACTGTGCATGAGGTGGATGGAAAGCTGTGTCTCAGGACCTGTAGGGACATCAGTCCAGGAACAGAGCTCCTGGTCTTGGAAGAACAGTGGGACATTCTTCCTGTACCTGTGGAGCTTGACCAGATAGATGTGACTGATTCTGGAAAACCCCTCAAACTGGACACACCATTCAAAGTAAAAGACAAGGACTCTATTCAGCCTGACCAGACTGAACAGGGTTCTGGAGAGTCAGGTAGGCTCATTTTCACTGCTCATGCTCTGCATTAGGAGTGCCAGGAGCCAGGTGCTGCCTGGCATGTCATCATCCTCTGCCTACCCTTCCCTCAGCActgaaaatattaaagaaaGCCGCTGACCCCATGGCATAAAAAGACTTGTGGAAATGGCCTGTGAAGTGCAGTGTTTAATTCTGTGACCAGATTATGCTCTGGATGCCTGGACACGTTTAGATATCTTTCCTATTGTATTATTCATTGTTAATGACAATGgaaagttttttaaaacaaaattatactCTAGTAATCCTCCATTTACTGGGGTCCccagattttgtgtgtgtttttttgtttgttgtgttgtttttgtttacttactCTGACCTGTTATGGTATAGTAAGGAAAACACAGCAATGTGCAGTGTACAGTGTTTCCATGGCTAAGAATGTTATAGCCATGTGCATTTTTGTATCTGTATTCTTGTGCATCGTTAACAGTTTATATTTAATGTGTGGTATTTGTATCTCATAGCAAAACACCTGAAGGATAAATTCCCGGTTAACAACCTAGGAGGTCAGGAAGCAAGCAGACCTCACAGGGTGGAGAAGAGTCCTGCAGACAGTTCTCAAACCCAGAAGACTGGCGACCTTGAGCAGAGGGGTTTGTATGGGGGCTGTGAAGAGCAAGCTCAGGAGGCTGTGGAAGTGTCAAGTACTCAAGAGATGGCTAATGTCAGTGGAGACTTAGTGCAAGAGCTCCCAAACTTGTGTGAAGAGCTCAGAGGAGCAGTGAGCAAGCGAGCAAGCTCTCGCTTGGCAGCCAAACCTCGCAAGGTACACTCACTACGCAGCCACATCCATCGGCGACCGCAAGAGCCAAGAATTAGTACTGCAGCATGTCTTATGCAAAAGTCTGTGAGAACAGAGACCAGCCAAGAGAATAAAGAGAGCTCACTGCACAGCAAGGACACTACATCAGATAATAAGCCAAAGGAACTGCCCcgtgaggagcagagaggaggaaaggatTCTCTCGACTCCTTTCAGTTCAGCCTGCGAGAGCGGAAATACAAGTGTGACAAGTGTGGCAAAAGCTTCTTCCAGCTGTGCCACCTGAAGAAGCACAACTTCACGCACTTGGAGCTGAAGCCGTACGCCTGCATGGAATGTGGCAAGCGCTACAGCTCGCAGGAGAGCTACCGTGCCCACGCGCTCATGCATCGGGGACAGCGGCCCTTCAAGTGCCCACAGTGCGACAAGAGCTATGGCCTCAAGCGGGACCTTAAGGAGCACATGGTGCTCCACACGGGCGAGAAGCCCtttgtctgtgatgtgtgtggcaAAGCGTTTGCCCGCCGACCCTCGTTGCGTGTCCACAGGGAGTCCCACGAGGCCCAGGGTGCAGAGCCGACCAGGATCAAATGCCCTGAATGTGGCAGGGAGCTGGCCAGCGCAGGGTCGCTGAGGAACCACTTGCGGCTGCACACGGGTGAGCGGCCGTACGCGTGCGAGCACTGTGGCCGGCGCTTTCGTCAGCGCGGCAACCTGCAGGGCCACCTGCGTCTGCACACAGGCGAACGGCCACATGTGTGCGAGCACTGCGGCCGGTGCTTTGCGCAGGCGCCTGACCTTCGCCGCCACCTGATCGCACACACGGGTGAGGCGTACCTGTGCCCCGTGTGCGGCAAGGCCCTGCGGGACCCCCACACACTGCGAGCACATGAGCGCCTCCACACGGGAGACAGGCCCTACAAGTGCGAGCGCTGTGGCAAAGGGTACACCATGGCAACCAAGCTACGCCGCCACATGAAGTCTCACCTGGATGAGAAGCCACACAGGTGTGAGACATGTGGCGCCAGGTACACGCTGATGCAGAGCCTCCAGCGACATCTGCAGTCGCACGCGGTACGCACGCAGAGTGGACACCCGCCACCGGCCAGAGGCCGGCCCAGGaaggagatgcagagagagagtgcgaggtGGAAGGATGACCATGGCGAAGATGAGGAGGAGCGAGCTGTGGTTTATGTTCAGGCCATGGAGGATATCAGCATGGTGCCTCACTCCGAGGATGTCACAGCATGCTCCTTGGCAGTAGTCCCCACCGACGTTATGGAAGAGGCTGAAGAAATTACAGAACGGGTCGAGCTCAGCGAAGATGTTATAGAGATCATTGTGTCAGATGGCACTGCTAAGTGCATTGTGGTTCAAGAACAGGATGGTAAtgataaatgtataattttccAGGACCACATTGCTAATGAAAAAGGTCTGGCAGTGCAGGAACAGGCTGAGAATGCTGAATGCATTGTAGTAGAAGAGGAGGTTGTGAACAGCAGAGTGGTCATACTACAGAGTCAGGATGGACTACATTCGGTGGCACAGACCATTGAAATAGAGTCAGGTATGCAGGACTGAATATGTTTATATGCTTATCAAGATTTGGAACATAATACAGTATAACTGCTTAAGTAAGAAATGAAAATtagcaataataattaaaagaaaatgcttattattaaaagaaaatgcttattattgctattaaaaatgtaatagaCTTTTTGTAAGCTGTAGGCTTTTTTTGTCATAGCAGAGTTAAATGCAGTGGTAAATATTGATTCACCTCCATTTTGACCTGTGTGTCATCACTGTTTGTACCAGATCTGTTCAGGCTCTTGTACAAAACAGAACTGCTGGGAAATGATCTAATCTGTAAATCCTTTAAGCAAATCTGCATCCATGTTGTGTGatttattattcaaaacatAACTAGAAGACGTAGTTTTATTAGTCATTATCACAATATGATATTCAACGTTACTTcaccaaaaacagacagaaagagccGACCTCAGTTCCTGATGAGGTTAAGTACTTTGTCTAATAACAGCCATTCGCTATTTTTGTGTGGGTTTCTTTTTATCCTAACTTTTAAATCACTTCATGGTCTCATACTAACTTACTCCATCTGTACTTACCATCTCGAACATTAAGGTCCTCTGATTCAGGTCTCCTCACTGTCCCCAGGTTTAGACTGTCCACCAAAGGTGGCAGGTCATTTAGTGTTGCTACGCCTTCTCTCTGGAACTCCCTCCCTACACCTGTTCGGGCCTGTTCCTCTTTTTTCTACctttaaaaatcttttctcCCAGTACTTCCACTCACTGTgtttgtaaagtgaccttgtgGCATTATGAAAGGCGCTATACAAGTCCGACTTATtcagaaacagcagcatgtaCTATTTAAAGGTCCACTCTAATTTTAGAAAAAGTCACATGATTTACTAAGAGAGGCTGgacatttattttgctttcctCACTTTTCTAGATAGAGGCCTTCATACAAGAGTAAATGCCACGCTGTGTCACACCATCAATTACAgtggttctttttttgtttcatgatAATCAGTCTTTTATCATAGTGGAATTTCTCCTCCCAGGCTTCCCAGTACTGATTTGTGTTTTGGAACCAATACACACAATTTTTCTTCATTCCTAATATTGTCCCGTGCTCCACTCCCTCCTGCATGCTGAAGAACCCTGTGGTCGTTTAACTCTGATTCTGGCCTGTGGTCGTGTGACCCTGATTCTGGCCTGTGGTAGTGTAACCTTGATTCTATCCTGAGACCACAGGTTAAATCAGGGTTAAACATCCGTGCTGAttatgggctggaagttccaaggtttAAGTCTGATATACCTCTAAAGGTGGTGAAAAATAACCATGCTAAGCTCCtttgggacttccagatactgACAGACAAGGTGGTaatggtggataaacagcagaagagggccatagagGTAGATGTAGCAAACCCAAGTAATAAtgtcaggaacaaggaacacgagaagcttgagaaataccaagggctggaggaagagctagaaaagatgtggaaggtgaaggcaaccaTGGTTCCTGTAGTCATCAGTGCACTAGGGGTTGTAACCCTTAGAATTGCTTCAGCAGATCCCAAGAACAATATCTgagatctcagtccagaagagtgtaGTCCTTGGAAaatatattactaataataTCTTATTAATAAGATATTACGCAGGACTCTCAAgatcccaggcctctggtagagggcACAAGCTTGAAGAAGGAAACCACAGGAAAGTGAGTGGGGAATTTATATAAATCCAAaaaagattctaggtgagtaactacagtgtacagctgatgaaggacctctgtccacaatgttctgtttctctggaatatGTACtttgtactttactacaattttgaatatatatatatatatatatatatatatatatatatatatatatatatatatatatatagtgtcaCTCCTTTGCTCTCTGTCTTAGATTTAACTATTACCCTGTCtactaataaaacaataacctatgaataactaataataactaACCCTGTTATTCTTTTAAGTCTTTGCATACAAAGTATTATATTTTTAACTCCCAGATATTTTAGCTATTTTCAGTTCTGAGAGTATGCAGAAACTTTTCCCTCATTCCCTACTCTTCCAAGTAAGCTCCCAGGGATCTACAATCTGATATTTTCAATTTCATTTCAACATTAAAAAGTTACAACACGCCCTCTATTGCTTTACAAGATATGACAAAAAAGTGATGACTAAACAAGTAATTCACATCCACCAGCATATCATAATAAGAGTCTATgaagaatgttctggaatgtcCTAAGCCTGTTTTGGAAGAACACGGGTGAATCACTGTCCGGACTGATATGCATTATGAGGACTATGCAAGGTTGGATCAGGCACAATCTGTGCTCTGTTTGAACTCCAGTAGTTCAATATTAACTCAGGAGCTGCAGTAGTAGGTTTTGGAGGTTTGCTAGCAGCCTGTGTGTTCTAGGTCTTTTCAGTTGTAGTCACTTTATAGAATGGGAGCCGCACCAGTGTCTTTCCTCATAACTCTTCTCCTCAGCCAAGCCCTTCAGTTGACACTCTGCTATGATGGTAAGCTACCTTTTCTGGTTACATTCAACATCAAATGGTTGCTTgtgtcattcatttttaaattaatccaCAATGTCTGATGTAGTCTATCGATAAGGGATGGGAGacagttgctgttttttttgctcagttttTATCGACGGTCCGCGGGCTGCTCAGGTTATCCGAGCAAGGAGAGCGAACTGGCACTTTGAAGAAATGAAGCAGGGAAATCTAGAGAGGGAATGTATGGAGGAGATCTGCAGTCATGAGGAGGCTCGCGAGGTGTTTGAGAAGACCGATGCAACGGTGGGGACAGCAACACTACCACAGAGAAGATCTTACACCTGAATACCTAAAGCATAGGACACTATGtaactgtttactgtttactatgTAACCGTTTTCTATGAACACTGCCATAGCTTTAGTAAAGGATAGTTCCAGTAGAGTTGGATTTGTGAATGCGTCTCTCTTAAAAGGAAAGTGGACTTTATCATTTCATCATCATAACTTTgggttattttgtgttttatggcaatttgtttctctttcttttagaaTCAATTTTGGGAGAAATACTTAGGTAAGGCTCAAAAAAGTTAAGTGCACTAGGGTTTGAATTAAGACTGCCAAGTCAGCGTTGAccttattttatgtaaatatgtgatATTGAACGGGGAGCCAAAGTGCAAATCACCCCCAGACTTTCCTGAGTAATCACCACATCAAAGTCTGACAAAGTCAGACAGCCAGTTTCAGTGCCTGGGTCCTTCTACTTCAAAATGGTTCATCCCTGCTCAACGTTTCATTAACATTAGTCAATGCCAGTTAAGTCTGAAGACATGCTAATTTGGGTTCTTAAAAACTGCCAACAATTTTAATGAATACATCATTAAATGCTAAGATTACTAATGATGaacaaaaatgagagaaaactAGCTATCATTTAATTTTCAGAATGATAACAAGCCCATACTAATTTTTAGTCATGATTTTTACATATATAGCACATATATcgtgtctgtacatgtgtacaAGACATTTAGGTTAGGATATCAAGTcagaagtcatttttatttatactaaCAGCAGCATAACCATTCAGGATGTAATCTGTGTGAAATacacatttacggtatttagctgatgcttttatccaaagacttacaattatgactcagtacaacttgcgcaattgagggttaagggccttgctcaggggtccaacagtggcaacttggcagtctTAGGGCTTaaatcagcaaccttccaattacaagtcaagtgccttaaccactgagctaccactgcccaataCATGGTGTGAGACTGCAGTCACTGGTCAGCAGTggaaaaaatgatcaaatggaACATAAGCTTTGTAAGACCTATAGTGATAGTCCAAAGGAAACTGACTGCTGAATACGTCTCTTCTGCTTTAAAAGTCAACATGGCCAAAACACCTTTATAAAAGAACCAGGATACTGTCCAGCTAATTCTGCATGCTCGGTGTCCAGGACACAACTCAAGCCTTGGACCCAGCAGCACTATCACTGTAGCATCTCCATTTAAAATCTGTCTCAGTGAATACGTGGTCTTAATCTGTCTCAGTGAATACGTGGTCTTAATCTGTCTCAGTGGAGACGTGGTCTTAATCTGTCTCAGTGGAGACGTGGGTTTAATCTGTCTCAGTGGAGATGTGGGCTTAATCTGTCTCAATGAAGACATGGTCTTAATCTGTCTCAGTGAAGACGTGGTCTTAATTTGTCTCAGTGAAGACGTGGTCTTAATTTGTCTCAGTGAAGACGTGGGCTTAATCTGTCTCACTGAAGACGTGGGCTTAATCTGTCTCAGTGGAGACGTGGGCTTAATCTGTCTCGGTGGAGACGTGGTTTTAAACAGTCCAGCAAACTGGGACTAAGCTGAGCATTCTTTTCCTGATTGTTCTCTCATAggatgtatgatgtatgatatATCACATTCTCCCACACAGGTTGTGAAGGCAACACATTAAAGAGGACTCTGGACAGTGTGGGCAAAGTTAGAACTTGTGTAGAAAGAAAAGGTAAGGTTCATATAGGCTATTTTAATGTTCAGAGAATTCTATAGGTGTTTCTGATGTATGGTGAATAACACTGATTCAGAGACAGACATGAATAttggttgtaaaaaaaaaaaaaagaagaaattactGTTATGACTTAGTTTCTGAGCAGCCAGTTCACTTTTAGTCAGATCCTTGGCAAGTTGCAGAATAcaacttaaaatgtatttgaaatgtgaaataaaccGGTTCCTGTAGCTTACCTGGTAGATCAGGTTGGTGTTAATTACACCAACACC includes:
- the znf408 gene encoding zinc finger protein 408 isoform X2, which translates into the protein MATQNRNEGSLENVKESFNSVLRLLPRGLTLGPSLAKDGQTGLWCVGRTLKNGTFLGMEDSDRVPSYGKVEEGMETCQKTAKETSVKKYWMRFACTAPCEVERNVTVHEVDGKLCLRTCRDISPGTELLVLEEQWDILPVPVELDQIDVTDSGKPLKLDTPFKVKDKDSIQPDQTEQGSGESAKHLKDKFPVNNLGGQEASRPHRVEKSPADSSQTQKTGDLEQRGLYGGCEEQAQEAVEVSSTQEMANVSGDLVQELPNLCEELRGAVSKRASSRLAAKPRKVHSLRSHIHRRPQEPRISTAACLMQKSVRTETSQENKESSLHSKDTTSDNKPKELPREEQRGGKDSLDSFQFSLRERKYKCDKCGKSFFQLCHLKKHNFTHLELKPYACMECGKRYSSQESYRAHALMHRGQRPFKCPQCDKSYGLKRDLKEHMVLHTGEKPFVCDVCGKAFARRPSLRVHRESHEAQGAEPTRIKCPECGRELASAGSLRNHLRLHTGERPYACEHCGRRFRQRGNLQGHLRLHTGERPHVCEHCGRCFAQAPDLRRHLIAHTGEAYLCPVCGKALRDPHTLRAHERLHTGDRPYKCERCGKGYTMATKLRRHMKSHLDEKPHRCETCGARYTLMQSLQRHLQSHAVRTQSGHPPPARGRPRKEMQRESARWKDDHGEDEEERAVVYVQAMEDISMVPHSEDVTACSLAVVPTDVMEEAEEITERVELSEDVIEIIVSDGTAKCIVVQEQDGNDKCIIFQDHIANEKGLAVQEQAENAECIVVEEEVVNSRVVILQSQDGLHSVAQTIEIESGMQD
- the znf408 gene encoding zinc finger protein 408 isoform X1, which produces MVGSNRGILKVATQNRNEGSLENVKESFNSVLRLLPRGLTLGPSLAKDGQTGLWCVGRTLKNGTFLGMEDSDRVPSYGKVEEGMETCQKTAKETSVKKYWMRFACTAPCEVERNVTVHEVDGKLCLRTCRDISPGTELLVLEEQWDILPVPVELDQIDVTDSGKPLKLDTPFKVKDKDSIQPDQTEQGSGESAKHLKDKFPVNNLGGQEASRPHRVEKSPADSSQTQKTGDLEQRGLYGGCEEQAQEAVEVSSTQEMANVSGDLVQELPNLCEELRGAVSKRASSRLAAKPRKVHSLRSHIHRRPQEPRISTAACLMQKSVRTETSQENKESSLHSKDTTSDNKPKELPREEQRGGKDSLDSFQFSLRERKYKCDKCGKSFFQLCHLKKHNFTHLELKPYACMECGKRYSSQESYRAHALMHRGQRPFKCPQCDKSYGLKRDLKEHMVLHTGEKPFVCDVCGKAFARRPSLRVHRESHEAQGAEPTRIKCPECGRELASAGSLRNHLRLHTGERPYACEHCGRRFRQRGNLQGHLRLHTGERPHVCEHCGRCFAQAPDLRRHLIAHTGEAYLCPVCGKALRDPHTLRAHERLHTGDRPYKCERCGKGYTMATKLRRHMKSHLDEKPHRCETCGARYTLMQSLQRHLQSHAVRTQSGHPPPARGRPRKEMQRESARWKDDHGEDEEERAVVYVQAMEDISMVPHSEDVTACSLAVVPTDVMEEAEEITERVELSEDVIEIIVSDGTAKCIVVQEQDGNDKCIIFQDHIANEKGLAVQEQAENAECIVVEEEVVNSRVVILQSQDGLHSVAQTIEIESGMQD